A stretch of the Marinobacter sp. JH2 genome encodes the following:
- the coxB gene encoding cytochrome c oxidase subunit II, protein MRVHAKRALALVTGLLLPTVVMADWTMNMTPGVTGTSNQIFSLHMTILWICVAIGVVVFGVMFWSIFAHRKSQGYKAANFHENTLVEVLWTAIPFAILVAMAVPATATLIEMYDTTESEVDIKITGYQWRWQYEYINDDFGYFSSLSTPRDQIENRQAKGENYLLEVDKPLVIPVGKKVRFLLTANDVIHSWWVPEFGVKKDAIPGFINETWTRVDEPGIYRGQCTELCGKDHGFMPVVVEAVPEEEYVAWVAEQKEAAEAERQLTQKDWNLDELMARGEKAYASACASCHQPDGAGMPPAFPALKDSPIATGDMAAHIDIVVNGVSGTAMQAFGGQLSEVDLAAVITYERNAWGNNTGEMVTPKEIFDFKNKE, encoded by the coding sequence ATGCGCGTGCATGCCAAGCGGGCACTTGCCCTAGTTACTGGTCTGTTGCTTCCGACTGTTGTCATGGCCGACTGGACCATGAATATGACGCCGGGTGTAACCGGTACCAGCAATCAGATTTTCAGCCTTCACATGACCATTTTATGGATCTGCGTTGCCATCGGTGTGGTGGTGTTCGGGGTCATGTTTTGGTCGATCTTTGCCCACCGCAAGTCGCAGGGCTATAAAGCGGCCAACTTCCATGAAAACACGTTGGTGGAAGTACTCTGGACCGCCATTCCGTTCGCGATTCTGGTCGCTATGGCGGTGCCAGCCACGGCTACCCTCATCGAAATGTACGACACCACAGAATCCGAGGTCGATATCAAGATCACCGGGTATCAATGGCGCTGGCAGTATGAGTATATCAATGACGACTTCGGTTATTTCTCCAGCTTGTCGACTCCTCGTGATCAGATTGAGAACCGTCAGGCGAAGGGAGAAAACTATCTGCTGGAGGTCGATAAGCCGCTGGTCATTCCGGTTGGTAAGAAGGTTCGTTTTCTGTTGACCGCTAACGATGTCATCCACTCCTGGTGGGTGCCCGAATTTGGCGTGAAGAAAGACGCTATTCCGGGCTTTATCAATGAAACCTGGACCCGAGTGGACGAACCCGGGATTTACCGTGGGCAGTGCACGGAGCTGTGCGGCAAGGACCATGGCTTCATGCCTGTGGTGGTCGAGGCCGTACCTGAAGAGGAATATGTTGCCTGGGTGGCAGAGCAAAAAGAGGCCGCCGAAGCGGAGCGGCAGCTTACCCAAAAAGATTGGAACTTGGATGAGCTGATGGCGCGTGGCGAGAAAGCCTATGCCAGTGCCTGTGCGAGCTGTCACCAGCCAGACGGGGCGGGTATGCCCCCGGCCTTCCCGGCGTTGAAGGATAGCCCGATTGCTACCGGCGATATGGCGGCCCACATCGATATTGTGGTGAACGGCGTCTCTGGCACCGCAATGCAGGCTTTTGGTGGGCAGTTGAGCGAGGTCGACCTGGCGGCTGTGATTACCTACGAGCGGAACGCGTGGGGTAACAACACCGGTGAGATGGTCACGCCGAAAGAGATCTTCGATTTCAAGAATAAAGAGTAG
- a CDS encoding MATE family efflux transporter, with amino-acid sequence MRNLHKRIFNPTDHRLWLLAWPLMLTNLTVPLLGLVDTAVLGHLDNPEYLGAVAVGANLFSILYWTFGFMRMGTTGLAAQAWGQQDSFAQVALLVRSLMLAVGIGLLLILFHQPLITLGLHLMNPSPSVAELAAEYASIRIWSAPAVLCQYTLVGWLIGTQYPRGPMVMLIIANGINIALDIFFVTVLGWNSRGVAMATVLAEYGATAIGFVIVLKRMPDGQTLTKELFGQISDYLRILQVNRFIMVRTIALLLVLAFFTAQGARQGDIILAANAVLITFLLVISNALDGFANAAEALIGEAIGKNSKDQFKTVFSSALRWSIWGALLLTIAFVLGGRWLISLLTDIEGVQFTAWQYLPWLWLLPFAAVWGFLLDGVFIGATRTREMQNTMLFSALVVFLPIWWLTTGWGNHGLWLSLISLMLARAASMGWLCWQYTRHDLWFRSQ; translated from the coding sequence ATGAGAAATTTGCATAAAAGGATCTTCAACCCAACGGACCATCGCCTTTGGCTGCTTGCCTGGCCGCTGATGCTGACGAACCTCACGGTGCCACTTCTGGGGTTGGTGGATACCGCCGTGCTGGGCCATCTGGATAACCCGGAGTATCTCGGCGCGGTTGCTGTTGGCGCGAACCTGTTCAGTATTTTGTACTGGACCTTCGGTTTTATGCGCATGGGGACCACCGGGCTCGCCGCCCAAGCTTGGGGCCAACAGGATTCCTTCGCCCAAGTTGCGCTGTTGGTGCGCTCATTAATGCTTGCGGTCGGCATAGGCCTGCTACTGATTCTGTTTCATCAGCCTTTGATCACCCTTGGTTTGCATTTGATGAACCCGAGCCCTTCTGTGGCTGAGCTGGCGGCTGAGTACGCCTCGATTCGTATCTGGAGCGCCCCCGCGGTTCTGTGCCAATACACGTTAGTGGGTTGGCTGATTGGTACCCAGTATCCCCGGGGCCCAATGGTGATGCTGATCATAGCCAACGGCATCAACATAGCACTGGATATTTTCTTCGTGACTGTCTTGGGCTGGAACAGCCGTGGCGTTGCCATGGCCACCGTTCTGGCCGAGTACGGCGCCACCGCGATCGGTTTCGTCATCGTGCTCAAGCGCATGCCCGACGGTCAAACGCTGACCAAGGAGCTGTTCGGACAAATTTCCGATTATTTACGCATTCTTCAGGTCAATCGTTTCATTATGGTGCGCACCATCGCTTTACTGCTGGTGCTAGCCTTTTTCACCGCGCAGGGAGCCCGGCAAGGAGACATTATTCTTGCCGCCAATGCGGTCTTGATCACCTTCCTACTGGTTATCTCCAACGCGCTCGATGGTTTTGCCAATGCCGCCGAAGCATTGATCGGCGAAGCCATTGGCAAAAACAGCAAAGATCAGTTTAAAACCGTATTCAGCAGCGCCCTACGCTGGTCGATATGGGGTGCACTGCTACTTACGATTGCGTTCGTGCTTGGCGGCCGTTGGTTGATCAGTTTGCTGACCGACATTGAGGGAGTCCAGTTCACAGCTTGGCAGTATCTACCTTGGCTCTGGTTACTGCCTTTCGCCGCAGTCTGGGGATTCCTTCTGGATGGCGTCTTTATCGGCGCTACCCGCACCCGGGAGATGCAAAACACGATGTTGTTTTCAGCACTCGTGGTGTTTCTTCCGATTTGGTGGCTAACAACCGGCTGGGGCAATCACGGTTTGTGGCTGTCACTGATCAGCCTGATGCTGGCCCGAGCCGCCAGCATGGGCTGGCTATGCTGGCAGTACACGCGCCACGATCTCTGGTTTCGATCTCAATAA
- a CDS encoding DoxX family protein: MLDNADLGKLIIRLTLGGLLLFHGVSKLLNGVGFIEGQLASHNLPTILAYGVYIGEILAPLMIILGYQTRIGALIVVFNMIVAIALVHSHQLLSLGSNGGWSLELQGFFLFSALALIFLGPGRYKLKN, encoded by the coding sequence GTGTTGGACAATGCAGACTTGGGAAAACTGATTATTCGACTCACTCTTGGCGGCCTTCTGCTATTCCACGGAGTGTCTAAGTTGCTCAACGGCGTTGGCTTTATCGAAGGCCAGTTAGCCAGCCACAACCTACCGACCATCTTGGCGTATGGCGTTTACATCGGTGAAATTCTTGCACCCTTGATGATTATTCTGGGTTACCAGACTCGTATCGGTGCGCTCATCGTTGTCTTCAACATGATTGTGGCCATCGCGCTGGTGCACAGCCATCAACTTCTTTCTCTCGGCAGCAATGGCGGCTGGTCATTAGAACTGCAAGGCTTTTTCTTATTCTCGGCTTTAGCTCTCATCTTCCTCGGCCCGGGCCGATACAAACTGAAAAACTGA
- a CDS encoding diguanylate cyclase: MAVQREANLMLESRVQARTEELQSANELLKAASLTDGLTGVANRRRFDEKLNEEWQRAVRHGQELSLIMLDVDHFKKMNDSLGHLTGDDCLVAVAHAIDNEVQRSIDLLARYGARMKRFTEPKIQVATG, encoded by the coding sequence TTGGCAGTTCAGCGCGAAGCTAATCTAATGCTGGAGAGCAGGGTTCAGGCACGGACTGAGGAGCTGCAAAGTGCCAATGAGTTGCTTAAAGCGGCGAGTTTGACCGATGGTCTGACCGGTGTTGCCAATCGTCGTCGTTTTGACGAGAAATTGAATGAGGAATGGCAGCGGGCCGTGCGTCATGGTCAGGAACTGAGCCTGATAATGCTGGATGTCGATCACTTCAAAAAAATGAATGATTCCTTGGGCCACCTAACCGGAGACGATTGCCTGGTCGCGGTCGCCCATGCCATCGATAACGAAGTGCAGCGTTCTATTGATCTGCTTGCCCGGTACGGCGCGCGGATGAAGCGCTTTACCGAGCCAAAAATACAGGTCGCAACCGGGTAG
- a CDS encoding DUF1653 domain-containing protein produces MSRSPQTITPGRYRHYKGRDYEVIGLAQHSETEESLVVYRCLYGDHSLWVRPLSMFRETVQVAGEDVPRFARLDSND; encoded by the coding sequence ATGAGCCGATCGCCGCAAACTATTACACCGGGCCGCTACCGCCACTATAAGGGCCGGGATTACGAGGTCATTGGCTTGGCCCAACACAGCGAAACCGAAGAGTCGCTTGTGGTCTACCGTTGCTTATACGGCGACCACAGTTTATGGGTGCGGCCGCTCAGTATGTTTCGTGAAACCGTTCAGGTTGCTGGAGAAGACGTACCTCGGTTTGCCCGGTTAGACTCCAACGATTAG
- a CDS encoding Na+/H+ antiporter family protein gives MNAVVAAVLIMLVLSLCRIHVVVALIVGAISGGLVAGMSLESTIDAFNAGLGGGATVALSYATLGAFAVAIGKSGLAHALADKALALVGKQDEGGAATGIRFMIIGLLVAVAMSSQNILPIHIAFIPLVVPSLLYVMAKLHMDRRLVACALTFGLITPYMFLPVGFGGIYLNEILLANVADNGVDASELNVMSAMALPALGMLVGLLIAVFFSYRGGRGYDLKLISQTERVDVKYSPKTLIMALIAIVVAFVVQLWLGSMILGALAGFVLFNLSGVVKWQEADDLFTEGMKMLAMIGFIMIAANGFAEVMRETGDIANLVEGSVAAIGENKPLAALLMLVVGLLITMGIGSSFSTIPIIAALYVPLALQMGFSPLAIVALVGTAGALGDAGSPASDSTLGPTAGLNVDGQHNHIWDTVVPTFLHYNLPLLGFGWLAAMVL, from the coding sequence ATGAATGCCGTTGTTGCCGCGGTACTGATCATGCTCGTACTGAGCTTGTGCCGTATCCACGTTGTTGTTGCCCTGATTGTCGGTGCCATATCTGGCGGCCTTGTCGCAGGGATGTCTTTAGAATCCACGATTGATGCCTTTAACGCCGGTTTGGGCGGCGGCGCAACTGTAGCTTTATCATACGCTACCTTGGGTGCCTTCGCTGTTGCTATCGGCAAATCCGGGCTGGCCCACGCATTGGCTGACAAGGCTTTGGCGCTGGTCGGAAAACAGGACGAAGGCGGCGCAGCAACCGGCATACGTTTCATGATTATCGGCCTGCTGGTCGCGGTTGCGATGTCTTCCCAAAACATCCTGCCCATCCACATTGCCTTTATCCCACTGGTTGTCCCGTCGCTGCTGTATGTTATGGCCAAACTCCACATGGACCGCCGCCTGGTCGCCTGTGCACTGACCTTCGGTTTGATCACCCCGTACATGTTCCTTCCGGTGGGCTTCGGTGGCATTTACCTGAATGAAATTCTGTTGGCGAACGTCGCAGACAACGGTGTCGACGCTAGTGAGTTAAATGTTATGTCTGCCATGGCTTTACCCGCTTTGGGCATGCTGGTGGGACTGTTGATCGCGGTGTTCTTCAGCTACCGCGGCGGTCGTGGCTACGACCTAAAACTGATCAGCCAAACCGAACGGGTGGATGTGAAATACAGCCCGAAAACGCTGATCATGGCACTGATTGCCATCGTGGTGGCTTTTGTGGTTCAGCTGTGGCTGGGCTCTATGATCCTGGGCGCGCTGGCAGGTTTCGTTCTGTTCAACTTGTCGGGCGTTGTTAAATGGCAGGAAGCGGATGACTTGTTCACCGAAGGCATGAAAATGCTGGCGATGATCGGTTTCATCATGATCGCTGCCAACGGCTTTGCGGAAGTAATGCGGGAAACCGGTGACATTGCCAATCTGGTCGAAGGCTCGGTTGCCGCCATTGGTGAGAACAAGCCGCTCGCGGCGTTGTTGATGCTGGTGGTGGGCTTGCTGATTACCATGGGTATTGGTTCGTCGTTCTCCACCATTCCCATCATCGCGGCGTTGTACGTTCCGCTGGCACTGCAAATGGGCTTCAGCCCGTTGGCCATTGTTGCCTTGGTAGGCACCGCCGGTGCTCTGGGTGATGCTGGCTCCCCGGCTTCTGACTCTACCCTTGGGCCAACAGCTGGTCTGAACGTAGACGGTCAGCACAACCACATTTGGGATACGGTTGTTCCTACCTTCCTGCACTACAATTTGCCATTGCTTGGCTTTGGGTGGTTGGCGGCTATGGTTCTTTAA
- a CDS encoding YheV family putative zinc ribbon protein — MPSPKRFIAGAICPRCAEMDKITMFTDDKGDQVRECVVCGYTDALSEVEQPAAPEIETRVNTRGNEDDHTVKQVVFFKAGSED, encoded by the coding sequence ATGCCGAGTCCAAAGCGTTTTATCGCCGGTGCGATTTGTCCGCGCTGTGCGGAGATGGACAAAATTACGATGTTCACGGACGACAAAGGCGATCAGGTGCGCGAGTGCGTGGTCTGTGGTTATACCGATGCCCTGTCTGAGGTTGAGCAGCCAGCGGCTCCTGAAATTGAAACCCGGGTGAATACGCGGGGCAATGAGGACGACCATACGGTTAAACAGGTGGTGTTTTTTAAGGCTGGCTCTGAGGACTGA
- the prlC gene encoding oligopeptidase A has translation MNNPLLTDDLLPKFEHIRTEHMETAINQILSTNRMKIQALAEQDDPTWDTLVQPMQAMENALSNAWSVISHLNGVMNNDDLRKVYKNCLEKLTEYSTEISQNEALCNAYKKLAARDDYQNLSEAQRKSIENTLRDFHLGGVDLPEDKKKRYADLSRELAELSNKFSDNVLDATQNWFKQITDVSELSGVPESAIDGAQQAARQKELDGYVITLDFPSFYPVMTYCDNRELRREVYEAFVTRASDQGPDAGTWDNTPVMAEILKRRHALAQLLGFNNYAERSLATKMARGVDEVLEFLSQLAEKSKPQAEKEFAELKAFAKDEHGVDDLQAWDVGYYSEKLRQKRYDISPETLRPWFPVDKVVPGLFRVAEKLFGVQIEEKAEVETWHEEATAYCISRNGEPIAWFYLDLFARQGKRGGAWMADCRVRWRNMRGQLQLPVAFLTCNFTPPVDGKPSLLTHDEVTTLFHEFGHGLHHMLTQVEVMDVSGINGVAWDAVELPSQFLENWCWNPESLALIASHHETGEPLPEDLLQKLLAAKNFQSGMGMVRQLEFSLFDFRLHAEFTDEAPTNPLDMHRKVREDIAVVQAPEFNRFPNGFSHIFAGGYAAGYYSYKWAEVLAADAFSLFEEKGIFDPETGKAFLQNILEKGGSQEPMELFKAFRGREPQVDALLEQSGITGEVA, from the coding sequence ATGAATAACCCGCTACTGACTGACGATCTGCTGCCGAAGTTCGAGCACATTCGCACCGAGCACATGGAAACGGCGATTAACCAGATTCTCAGCACGAATCGGATGAAGATCCAAGCGCTGGCTGAGCAGGACGATCCCACCTGGGATACGTTGGTGCAGCCCATGCAGGCGATGGAAAACGCTTTGAGCAATGCTTGGTCGGTGATTTCTCATTTAAACGGTGTGATGAACAACGACGACCTGCGCAAGGTATACAAAAACTGTCTGGAAAAACTGACCGAGTACAGTACTGAAATCAGCCAGAACGAAGCCCTGTGCAATGCCTATAAGAAACTGGCCGCCCGGGACGATTACCAGAACCTCAGTGAAGCCCAGCGCAAGTCCATTGAAAACACCCTGCGCGATTTCCATCTGGGCGGTGTCGACCTGCCGGAGGACAAGAAGAAGCGTTACGCGGACTTGTCCCGTGAATTGGCAGAGCTCTCCAACAAGTTCAGTGACAACGTGTTGGATGCTACCCAGAACTGGTTCAAGCAGATTACTGATGTCAGCGAATTATCCGGTGTGCCGGAAAGCGCCATCGACGGTGCCCAACAGGCCGCTCGCCAAAAAGAGTTGGACGGCTATGTCATCACTCTGGATTTCCCCAGCTTTTATCCGGTGATGACCTACTGCGATAACCGCGAACTGCGTCGGGAAGTATACGAAGCCTTTGTGACCCGCGCGTCGGATCAAGGCCCGGATGCGGGTACTTGGGACAACACCCCGGTGATGGCTGAGATTCTTAAACGCCGCCACGCGTTGGCGCAGCTGTTGGGCTTTAACAACTACGCCGAGCGTTCATTGGCTACCAAGATGGCCCGCGGTGTGGATGAGGTGCTGGAATTCCTGAGCCAGCTGGCGGAGAAGTCCAAGCCCCAAGCCGAGAAAGAGTTCGCCGAGCTGAAGGCATTCGCCAAAGACGAGCACGGTGTCGACGACCTGCAAGCTTGGGACGTAGGCTATTACAGTGAAAAGCTGCGCCAGAAACGCTACGACATATCCCCCGAGACCCTGCGTCCCTGGTTCCCTGTGGATAAAGTGGTGCCAGGCCTGTTCCGGGTAGCGGAAAAGTTGTTTGGAGTGCAAATCGAAGAAAAAGCCGAGGTCGAAACCTGGCACGAAGAGGCTACGGCTTATTGCATCAGCCGCAACGGCGAGCCGATTGCCTGGTTCTACCTGGACCTCTTCGCCCGCCAAGGCAAGCGAGGCGGAGCCTGGATGGCTGATTGCCGGGTACGCTGGCGCAATATGCGCGGTCAGCTGCAGCTGCCGGTTGCCTTCCTGACCTGTAACTTCACCCCGCCGGTAGATGGTAAACCGTCGCTGCTGACCCACGATGAAGTGACCACCCTCTTCCACGAGTTTGGTCATGGCCTGCATCACATGCTGACGCAGGTTGAGGTAATGGATGTCTCCGGCATCAACGGCGTGGCGTGGGATGCCGTTGAGCTACCGTCCCAGTTCCTGGAAAACTGGTGCTGGAACCCGGAATCTCTGGCGCTGATTGCCAGCCACCACGAAACCGGAGAACCACTGCCGGAAGACCTGCTGCAGAAACTGCTGGCGGCGAAGAACTTCCAGTCCGGCATGGGCATGGTGCGGCAGTTGGAGTTTTCGTTGTTTGATTTCCGCCTGCATGCGGAATTCACCGATGAAGCCCCCACTAACCCGCTCGATATGCACCGGAAGGTACGTGAAGACATAGCCGTGGTTCAGGCGCCGGAGTTCAACCGCTTCCCGAACGGTTTCTCTCACATCTTCGCGGGTGGTTACGCAGCGGGTTACTACAGCTACAAATGGGCCGAGGTTCTGGCGGCGGATGCCTTCTCACTGTTCGAGGAAAAAGGCATCTTCGATCCAGAAACCGGTAAGGCGTTTTTGCAGAACATTCTGGAAAAAGGCGGCTCGCAGGAGCCCATGGAACTGTTCAAAGCCTTCCGGGGCCGCGAACCACAGGTGGATGCGTTGTTGGAACAATCCGGCATCACTGGCGAAGTCGCCTGA
- a CDS encoding gamma carbonic anhydrase family protein, protein MANVRTHKGSTPKFGKSTWVDESAVVIGDVEMGDDCSVWPMTVIRGDMHKIRIGDRCSIQDGSVLHITHASDFNPGGWPLILGDDVTVGHKALLHGCTIGSRVLVGMGCTVMDGAIVEDEVIIGAGTLVPPGKRLESGYLYVGSPCKQARALSDKEKTFFKYTAANYVKLKNEYLDASE, encoded by the coding sequence ATGGCGAATGTACGAACTCACAAGGGTAGCACACCAAAATTTGGTAAAAGTACCTGGGTAGACGAGAGTGCCGTGGTGATCGGCGATGTGGAAATGGGCGACGATTGCTCAGTCTGGCCGATGACGGTGATCCGCGGTGACATGCACAAAATCCGCATTGGCGATCGCTGCAGTATTCAGGACGGGTCGGTTTTGCACATCACCCACGCCAGTGATTTCAACCCGGGTGGCTGGCCGCTGATTCTCGGTGACGATGTCACCGTCGGTCACAAAGCGCTGCTTCACGGTTGCACCATTGGCAGTCGAGTACTGGTCGGCATGGGCTGCACCGTCATGGACGGGGCCATCGTTGAAGACGAGGTGATCATCGGAGCAGGAACACTGGTACCGCCGGGCAAGCGGCTTGAGTCCGGTTACCTCTATGTTGGCTCACCCTGTAAACAAGCGCGAGCGTTGAGCGACAAAGAGAAAACCTTCTTCAAGTACACCGCTGCCAACTACGTGAAGCTGAAGAACGAATACCTCGACGCTTCAGAATAA
- a CDS encoding PA4642 family protein produces MSGPDKPKVLDELWNDERVKSFLDLEPYDKTLQADHFVLLRAYEAMRAEDFERFVGFFVAAGRNLDATDEHGETMLDRISQHGRSGDYAHALENAGAKAPAGN; encoded by the coding sequence ATGAGCGGACCGGATAAACCGAAAGTCCTTGATGAATTGTGGAATGACGAGCGCGTTAAAAGCTTCCTGGATCTGGAGCCCTATGACAAAACGTTGCAGGCGGATCACTTCGTCCTACTGCGTGCCTATGAAGCCATGCGTGCCGAGGATTTCGAGCGTTTCGTCGGATTCTTTGTCGCTGCTGGCCGTAATCTGGATGCCACCGACGAGCACGGTGAAACCATGCTGGATCGCATCTCCCAGCATGGCCGCAGCGGCGATTACGCCCACGCTTTAGAAAACGCCGGCGCCAAAGCGCCAGCCGGAAACTGA
- a CDS encoding flagellar motor protein MotB — protein sequence MLLPRPRKRQKAKNGAPDWIVTFADLATLLLTFFILLLSFAEMDVEKYKAMANSMSVAFGSQNVIGEGIGGSPITLVESDTVSLPEPSDNLQDQPDFIDERSEQPEIRKIPGGVLDLSSRLVRELEPEAAAGTLQVNYDEDQVVIRFAEEATFRSGEAAIKPSMIPILERVVTVLAGCEGDVVVSGHSDDRPISSSKYRSNWDLSAARAVSVVHELVMNRQIPADRVMAAGRAETRPLAANDSPENRALNRRVEISIRNPECETNEAVADLPVEILP from the coding sequence TTGTTGCTGCCCCGGCCACGTAAACGGCAAAAAGCCAAAAACGGTGCGCCAGACTGGATTGTCACCTTTGCTGATCTAGCTACCTTGCTGTTGACCTTCTTTATCTTGCTGTTGTCGTTTGCCGAAATGGACGTGGAAAAGTACAAAGCGATGGCGAACTCCATGTCGGTAGCGTTCGGTTCGCAAAACGTTATCGGTGAAGGTATTGGCGGTTCGCCGATCACCTTGGTGGAATCCGACACGGTGTCGCTGCCCGAACCGTCAGATAACTTGCAAGACCAGCCTGACTTTATTGACGAACGATCGGAGCAGCCGGAAATTCGCAAGATTCCGGGTGGTGTTCTGGATTTGAGTTCAAGACTGGTGCGAGAGCTGGAACCGGAAGCGGCAGCTGGTACGTTACAAGTGAACTACGACGAAGATCAGGTGGTTATCCGCTTTGCCGAGGAAGCGACGTTTCGGTCAGGGGAAGCGGCGATTAAGCCCAGTATGATTCCGATCCTTGAGCGGGTAGTGACGGTTTTAGCCGGTTGCGAGGGTGATGTGGTGGTATCTGGCCATTCCGACGACCGCCCTATTTCCAGCAGTAAATACCGCTCTAACTGGGACCTTTCCGCGGCACGGGCCGTATCGGTGGTGCATGAGTTGGTGATGAATCGGCAAATTCCCGCAGACCGGGTAATGGCAGCCGGGCGAGCTGAAACCCGCCCGTTGGCAGCGAATGACAGCCCGGAAAACAGGGCCTTGAACCGCCGAGTGGAGATATCCATCCGAAATCCCGAATGTGAGACGAACGAAGCGGTGGCAGATCTTCCGGTCGAAATTCTACCCTGA
- a CDS encoding MotA/TolQ/ExbB proton channel family protein, whose product MDILTLVGLLAGVVIVVLAMLANASIMTFLNLPGLAIVLGGTFAVTLIKFRLPTVASAFRLAAKTVFTDRLPRPSSLILEVGELGRMVRKEGILGLEEHEASDEFLKKAITLCVDGHPPELVEEALLQESQQIAERYEVAERVFRGIGESAPAIGMLGTLIGLVQMLNTLDDPSTIGPAMAIALLTTLYGAFLAQLIALPLAEKLQLKAEDDARNQLLIIASIKSIMRGENPRVMTEFLASYLPPEHRTGLAPEKEA is encoded by the coding sequence ATGGATATTCTGACGTTGGTAGGGCTGCTAGCCGGAGTTGTTATCGTTGTGCTTGCCATGCTGGCAAATGCCTCGATCATGACCTTCTTGAACTTGCCAGGCCTTGCGATCGTGCTGGGCGGCACCTTCGCGGTTACGTTGATCAAGTTCCGGTTGCCCACCGTTGCCAGTGCATTCCGGCTGGCGGCGAAAACGGTGTTCACCGATCGTCTTCCCCGTCCATCTTCGTTAATTCTCGAAGTGGGCGAGCTCGGGCGAATGGTGCGAAAAGAAGGTATTCTGGGTCTCGAAGAGCACGAAGCCAGCGATGAGTTTTTAAAGAAAGCCATTACCCTGTGCGTTGATGGCCACCCACCGGAATTGGTTGAAGAAGCCTTGCTGCAGGAAAGCCAGCAAATTGCCGAGCGTTACGAAGTGGCTGAGCGAGTGTTCCGCGGTATTGGTGAATCTGCACCTGCGATCGGCATGCTGGGCACCCTGATCGGCTTGGTGCAGATGTTGAATACTCTTGATGACCCTTCCACCATCGGGCCCGCCATGGCCATCGCTCTTCTGACCACCCTGTACGGGGCTTTTCTGGCCCAGTTGATTGCCCTGCCCTTAGCGGAAAAGTTGCAGCTGAAAGCCGAAGACGACGCTCGAAACCAATTGCTGATCATCGCCTCGATCAAAAGCATTATGCGGGGTGAAAACCCAAGGGTGATGACCGAGTTTCTGGCTTCCTACTTGCCCCCCGAGCATCGAACCGGTCTTGCGCCTGAAAAGGAGGCATAA
- the aroE gene encoding shikimate dehydrogenase, whose product MNNELYAVIGNPINHSKSPRIHSLFAQQTGEPVEYTAIQAPLDDFTGTVKQFFEGGGKGLNVTVPFKEEAWALAEHRTPRAEKAGAANTLYLDQENDLVADNTDGVGIVRDLRDNQNVPLKGVRILVLGAGGAVRGVLGPILAEQPAALTLANRTVAKAEALVRLFADEAADVELSACGFEQPAQPFDVIINGTSASLQGDLPPISGNVIGPDTVVYDMMYSLQTTTFNQWALDNGAQRVYDGLGMLIEQAAEAFQVWRGVRPETALVVDELRND is encoded by the coding sequence ATGAACAATGAACTCTACGCGGTCATTGGAAATCCCATTAACCATAGCAAGTCGCCCCGTATTCACAGCTTGTTTGCCCAACAAACCGGTGAGCCGGTGGAGTACACCGCCATTCAGGCGCCGCTGGACGATTTCACCGGAACTGTAAAACAATTCTTTGAAGGCGGCGGCAAAGGCCTGAACGTGACTGTGCCGTTTAAGGAGGAGGCGTGGGCCCTCGCCGAGCACAGAACGCCCAGAGCAGAAAAGGCCGGAGCGGCCAATACGCTGTACCTAGATCAAGAAAATGATCTTGTGGCCGATAACACAGATGGTGTCGGTATTGTTCGCGATTTGCGCGATAACCAGAACGTACCGCTCAAAGGCGTGCGCATTCTTGTGCTGGGCGCGGGTGGTGCCGTACGGGGCGTATTGGGTCCGATCCTGGCGGAACAGCCTGCAGCGTTGACCCTCGCCAACCGAACCGTCGCCAAGGCCGAAGCATTGGTCCGTTTGTTTGCCGACGAGGCCGCCGACGTTGAGTTGTCAGCCTGCGGTTTCGAGCAGCCGGCACAGCCGTTCGATGTCATTATCAACGGCACCAGCGCCAGTTTGCAGGGTGATCTGCCGCCGATCTCCGGGAATGTGATCGGGCCGGATACGGTGGTGTACGACATGATGTACTCTCTGCAAACCACCACGTTCAATCAGTGGGCGCTGGATAACGGAGCGCAGCGGGTGTACGACGGGTTGGGCATGCTGATCGAGCAAGCGGCTGAAGCGTTTCAGGTGTGGCGGGGTGTCCGTCCGGAAACCGCTCTGGTTGTGGACGAACTGAGAAACGACTGA